The genomic interval attcaatgatctatgctaggctggagctaaaactgGTATTGCCAGACTCGGAGAACAGCTGGATGAAatggagaaaggtaaaactcaaggggaggtggaaaatgagtgtaattccccaaatggtggaatattcACTTTCACTGGAACTAAGGGGCCAAGCCCAGCTCCTGAAAAACAAACCCACACCATAATCCCCCCTCCACCAAACTTGACACTTGGCACAATGCAGTCAGATTCTTTGAGTGTGGTgtggattctttgagtgctgtgtctcctagAAAGTCTCGAAGATCGAACCTTAATTTTGCTTGGTAAGTGACCAAAGCAAGATGAGGATGAAAGCAAAGGACCAAATATTTGGTGCTTGAATTGTGGGTGTGTAACAAAGAACTGATTGGTTACTTACAAGGTGAAGTGGAGCTGTGTTAAAATGATGACCACAAACCAAATCTCACCAACGGATGCAAAAATATAAGGATTTCTGTTATGGCCAGGCAGCCTCTACAGCGGGGAGAATGACTGGCTCATTGTCAAAATAGGTTATGAGATTAATCAAATGAAATGTCAGAACAACCATGTACCCCTGTGACTCTGTGGTGAACCAATGAAGGCATTATAGATGTAGTGACACATTACTATTTCTATTTACTCTATGAGTAGGGGCAGAAATGACCACCAACATTTCTTCATGGcaacaaaatagaaaaaaaaaaaatgacaacctACAGACACCACACAACTGATAACCAGAACCAAAACCATGTACTGATAGGCCACACAGCTTTACTGAAACAGGGATAACCGACTGGACCAAACTAGACAATGTTAAAGCTCTGAAGACTGGCCCCGTCATGTGGTCCCACATTTTTGTCGGCAAGCCTAAGTACTACAGATCCCCCGTACCTAATcattagaaaaagaaaaaccaGCAGGGACATTCAGAGCAAGAGGCCCTGTGTGGAGATGTCAGATGACGGGACGGATGCCAATACGCTTACAGAACCTGAACACATAGAGTTCTGTAGAAAGGGAATATGGTTATCCTGTGCATTTTTTAATCCATCTGGAAGAAATCATGCTACAGCTAAGTGTTTGTAATAAAAACAGTCATGAAATGAAACTGCCAGATCACCTATGGTGCAGAATCAGAACACCCtacaatttgaaaaaaaaaaatggttcccagaaaaataaaatagtcAAATTCCATGGTCTCCACCATCATGGGACATATAATTGAACTAGAAGGGCTCTCAGAGATCTCTACCGAGGCCAAATGACCATCTTGCAATGTTAACAAAAATGACGAATTCTTTGTAGTTCTTACTTGGCCATGCTGACCTCTTCCATCAAGTTTTATGGAAATCGTGTGACCCACACTGGTAGTGTGTTGCACAATCCTAATTACAGATGTCCAAAGTTCCATGTTCACCACAGTATTGTTAATTTTATTCATAATTACCATGAGTAATTTTCTCCTTGAGGAGTAGGGGAGTTGTTAGTGCTACAAAGATTAATGTACCTGAAAATGCCATAGTGGGAAATGGACCTGCGCTCTTTAACTTTTGTGTGGTCCTCCCCCCTCATCATTTTGGTTGAATTTCTCCCTGTGGACCTATGAGCAGTCTTGGTTCTGaagggagaagaaaaaaacataaaaatgctCCCCCACTATACCTAATTCACACTATTGGCAGAGTTCAgatgtttttaatatttttgtaaaaataTGTATCCTGTGTTTCTGTCAAAACTGGTATATACCCACCATATGTGCTGGCTATCCCTGCACTAAAGATCACCCATGGGAGGAACTTAACTTATATGATTGTTGTGGTCTGGAATCTGTTCAGTTTGACACCCTTAAGGAATTTGAGGAGTTGGACCgtgatacatttacatacacatatacaagaGCTGCCAGACAGGAAGGTAGGATGTGGTAGTAGAAGCGACTACTTCTAGAAGTTGGACATGCCTGCTCCTATTCATGGCCTTTTCCTGGCTTGTGTCCCTCATTGAAAGTTGTCCATCTGTTGTTTTCTGTATTTAATCTTCATGCTAAATCTACCGCAGTTTTTTATTGATGTTGACTCTTGTGTCTGATTTGCCCAAATGCTTTTAAATTGTCCCTGAACTGAGAATAGTGTTACAGGACTATTTTCTAGATTTTCAGAGTGATTCTCTTTCTAGTTATTAACACAAAAACCCAGTTAAATTGACAGTGAGAAATTGTAGTTATCAGaatttgaatttaaaacatTCATTATTAAGTAgaataatagaaaataattcTGAGACATTTATAGAGACATTTGAAGAATCAATCGCAAAAGGGTGTGAGTTATTACAAAATAGACTCAACCATAAAAATCTGAAGGCACCTGAACATGCACCAAATATATCACAGACATAGTTAAAATATATAGTGAGAGATAAGGTAAAGTAAATAAGGGTTTTAGGGAGAGGTGAACCAGTTAAGATCTtagctgatgttttttttagttCATGACTATCGATTTGCAGGACAGCGGGACAAGTGTTTGAATAAAACATCGTAGCTTAGCCACTCTACAGTAGTGAGagtaaatatttaattaatttaatttcaaacTATGTTAAACTCTGATCATCAGTACTATTCTCTTGATTGGGTCAATGTCATCATCATACTGTATTATCTGAAAATTCAGACCATTCTTAAAATTGTGTGGCTATACTGAGTCACTGTGcctacaaacacagacatgagaCACTACCCTAGTGCATGTCTACAGATTTTACTCTCCAATAAAATCATAAACTAACAGTTAAAAAAGATTTCCGCAAAACAATTACACAATGCTTAACTGCACTTCAAGATATGCAACAAAGGCTGCAGGACCTCCATCGCTTTCTCTTGCTAGTTTTTTGTAGCTTGGAGTTTGGATCTGTGAGTTGGCATTTATTAGGGGGTAGGTTGTCTATGAGCTCGTAGAGTGTGAAGATGCTGAAGGATATCTCATCATAAGGTGTCCTTGTACCGTTCTCAAACAGACAGGCAAAGGCCGTGACTGGGGGAGCACCGGGGGAGGGCAGCTCCAAGTAGGCCAAGTCTGAATAGGCACTTGGGCCCTCATAAATAACCCAAGGCCCTGACCAACTGTCTGGATCGCGGGGAAAGAGGCTCAGGTACACCCCCAGGTCCCTGCGTGCATTGGGCCAGGTGGGGTGAGAATACACCACCCAGGTCGGAGTGAGGAAGTTCTGCCCACGTTTTGAGACTAAAGCAGCAGAGATGGGGGAAGCATGGACCACCGATGTCCAGTGTTGTAGACGGGAGTGTTTGACCTCCTGCAGAAGCTCCAGAGGGGCAGGAAAGCCCATGATGCTGCCATGGCACCCGTTGCGTGGCTCCACCAGTTTCTGGACCAGCTGACCATCCTGAAACACGGCGCCATCGTCCAGGCTGAGAGACTGCACCCGGCACCCTAGTGGGCTCCTGGCGTTGCAGTAAAGGATGTTAGAGCCGTCCTCCTCGTCGACCGACACCATCTGGCACTCTACACTCTCCGGCCCAGGGACCGCTTCTCCAAACCGCCACACACGGCCATGCGTGTCACTGTGGAAGCAGAAGGAGTGGGGTGTGGTCAGACATACCCTGCCCAGGCACTCTTTGCAGTCGATGTGGTATGCGTACGCTGGGACCAGCAGGCGGCCTGACTTCAGCTGGATTCCATGGCCCGGACCCAGAGCGAAGGTGGCCCACTCTGAAAACAGGATAGAACCAGAGAACGAACATCAGTACAGTAAGTGAGTGTTACTTTAAGTAAGTATTCCTTGTTGTTCCATGGTTGCAAAGCAGGACAGTTTGAATGTTTTTGACTGCATGTGTCAAGCATGATTGTCTTaacccagtgtttttcaaccttttttgtgccacggcacacttttgacacttaaaatgtcccacggcacactaacatcctgtgtgaagaaaaaataaacataccatagcctaaaatttcaaataatacatagatatggccttattatggcttctatgcaagacctgctcaacaAAACAAGTgctctctgtttcatttgtaggtgactatatctaattgaattgttgttatgaactagatatgtgatgattctgtgaatactggatatggggcccccgttgtacaatgcctgcataccacaaatagtgcaatcatacaatcaatgagagcatgtggttataaattatttgatgcaacagttgcttttctggaccagtgagtgacatttgggtaattttctgcggcacacctgatggtctctcacggcacactagtgtgccccggcacagtggttgaaaaacactgtctTAACCTACTGTACTAATGTGGCCTCACAGAATCTATCTGAATTGGCTTATCTGAATTGGCTTATTAGAATGGCGTACACTCTGACTCAGGGTGTACTTCATGCCCATGATCTAACAGAGCCATCTTTctctgctctaagatctttgcAACGTACGTCAGTAAGTATTTGCTGATAGGTGACAATTGTGGGacatcatgtcatgtcatgtcatgtccaAAATGTATACTTTCCAGCAATCAGTATCAGTTATCCCTTTTCTTTGAAGTTTAAGAAAAGGGATAACTGAAACTGATTGATGGGTTAGAAGCAGGCATAACTGTATATCTTGCTTAACAAgacggggacccaggtttgagAATGACCTTTCACAattaattaaaggaaaactccGGTATTTTagctttgagtcccttttctggttaaaggcgattcaaaacgagtcagaaaagtcaagacaggaccaatcgtcaacaTTTCGGTgcccaccactctagttcatccaaaacaaaccagaaaagggactcaaagtgctaaataccggcattttcctttaatttcccaatcccaccccatctatataagtatatacttatatagatAAGCAAGGTTGGACTATAAAAATAAGGTGGAGATACGTTTTTGCACTGGCAATGCCAAAGGCGCTTGGGTTGGATTAAATCAGATGATTGGTAGAGAAACCAAGCAGAGGAGTGCTCCCACAGGCTTGTCCCCTTCCCTATCATTTGCAAATGATTTCAATGTTTTCTATAGTAGATTTGATAAAACAGATTTCTCCACTGAGAGGGATGAAGTGTGTAACTCTATCCCAACATATAGTCCAATCATCCTGACAGAACATGAAATTGTTGCAAGTCTGGCCCGCATTAAACCTAATAAAGCTGCTGGTCCTGATGGCTTGAGGGGCAAGGTGCTTAAATTCTGTTCTCACCAGTTAAAGGGAATGTTAACAAGTTTATTCCAAGTACTGCTCCAGACATCTACAGTTCCCAATACATGGAAGCTGTCAAACATTGTACCCATCCCTAAAAAACCTGGTGCAACAGAATTGAATGAATTTAGACCTATTGCACTCACCTCCATTTTATGCAAATGTATGGAAAGGGTGGTGAGCAGGCACATAACAACCACTGTATCCAACACATTAGATCACCTACAGTTTTCATATAAATCCCAAAGGGGCACAGATGATGCTACTGTAACACTGTTTAACACCCTTGCCAAACATTTACAAGTTTCATCTCATTATGCAAGAGTATTGTTTTGTAGACTTTACATCTGCTTTTAACTCTATGCAAATTCATATTCTACTGCAGAGGCTTGTGGACCTGGGGGTTAATGGTGGGATAATTCAGTGGGTTAGACACTTTCTATCTGACCGCCCCCAAAGTGTTATCCTTGGAAATGTCATGTAAGACTTGAGCGTACTGAATACTGGGGCACCTCAGGGTACCATATTGTcacccttgcttttctctatttacactaATGAGTTTAAGATACATGGGGAATATTTTAGACTGTTTAAATATGCAGACGACATGGCTCTGATTGGTCTATTAAGAAGGGGAGACTTGGAGAGAGAACAAGCCTATATCCACCATGCAACATCTCTTCAACATTGGTGTCAGAGTAGCTTTTTAGAAATAAATGTCACAAAGACAAAATAACTCATTCTGCAAAATGATAAGGACCAGCTACTTCCAGTTATCATTAAGGGGCAAGCAGTTGAATTTGTGTCTGATTTTAAATATCTGGGGACTTTTATAGATAGCAAATTGACGTTTAGGGAAAACACTGAGTTTATTTTCAAAAAGTGCTCCCAGCGCCTTTACCTAATTCGGAGGCTTAATAA from Alosa alosa isolate M-15738 ecotype Scorff River chromosome 4, AALO_Geno_1.1, whole genome shotgun sequence carries:
- the neu4 gene encoding sialidase-4, which translates into the protein MRGSQMYFPARSVLFRKEPSGVTYRVPALIYLPNAASFLAFCEERLSPADAQANLLVMRKGKFYRNYVEWDDMRVLATAHLQGHRSMNPCPVYDEFTGTLFLFFIAVLGHTSEAYQLVTGKNVTRLCYVSSNDHGDTWSPVTDLTKRVIGDTIKEWATFALGPGHGIQLKSGRLLVPAYAYHIDCKECLGRVCLTTPHSFCFHSDTHGRVWRFGEAVPGPESVECQMVSVDEEDGSNILYCNARSPLGCRVQSLSLDDGAVFQDGQLVQKLVEPRNGCHGSIMGFPAPLELLQEVKHSRLQHWTSVVHASPISAALVSKRGQNFLTPTWVVYSHPTWPNARRDLGVYLSLFPRDPDSWSGPWVIYEGPSAYSDLAYLELPSPGAPPVTAFACLFENGTRTPYDEISFSIFTLYELIDNLPPNKCQLTDPNSKLQKTSKRKRWRSCSLCCIS